CCCAGCTGGGCGGCATAGGCAAGGACTTTCTCGCGGTTGCCGATCAGGATGATGTCGGCAAGGCCGTCGGCGATGGCGCGGTCGGCCGCGGTGATGGTGCGCTCCTCGAAGGATTCCGGGAGCACGATGCGCTGCCTGTTGGACTTGGCACGCGCGACAATCTGGTCAATGAGGGACATATCTTCTAGTTTTCTAATTCGGAGACGAGATGCATCGTGTCACGGGCGATCACCAGCTCTTCGTTGGTCGGGATGAGGGCCACCTTGACGGTGGAATCCGGGGCGGAGATGATGGTCTCGGCGCTGCGGGCCGCGTCGTTGGCGTCGGAGTCGATCTTGACGCCCATGTAGCCGAGGTTCTCGCAGATGCGGCGGCGCAGGCGCGGGTTGTTCTCGCCGATGCCGGCGGTGAAGACGATAAGGTCCACGCCGTTCATCTCGGCGATGTAGGCGCCGACGTTCTTGATGGTATCGTAGGTGAGCTTCTTGAGCACGATCTTGGCGCGGACGTCGCCGGCCTTGGCGGCCGCGTCCATGTCGCGCAGGTCGGAGCTCTTGCCGGACAGGCCGAGGAAGCCGCTCTTCTTGTTCATGATGGTCGTCATCTCGTCCGGCGTGAGGTTTTCCTTCTTCATCAGGTACGGGATGATGTTGGCGTCGATGTTGCCGCAGCGCGTGCCCATGATCATGCCCTCGAGCGGGGTGAAGCCCATCGAGGTGTCCACGACCTTACCGTCGCGGATGGCGGTCACGGAGCTGCCGTTGCCGAGGTGGCAGGTGATGATCTTGGAGTGCGCCAGGTCCAGGCCGGCGAGCTTGGCGCCGCGCTGGGAGACGTATTGGTGCGAGGTGCCGTGGGCGCCGTAACGGCGCACGCGGTATTTCTCGTAATACTCGTAAGGGAGGGCGTACATATAGGCGTACGGTTCCATCGTCTGGTGGAAGGCCGTATCGAAGGTCACGACCTGCGGGACGTCCGGCAGGACGTGCGAGATGGCGTGGATGCCGAGCAGGTGGGCCGGGTTGTGCAGCGGGGCGAAGTCGCAGCAGATCTCGATCTTCTTGAGGACGTCGTCGTTGACGACCGTGCTCCCGGAGAAGAAGTCGGCGCCCTGCACGATGCGGTGGCCGACCGCCTCGATGTCGTCGAAGCTGGAGAGCACGCCATGCTCCGGATCCACGAGGGCGTCGAGCACGAGTTTCATGCCGACTTTATGGTCGGGAATGGGGAGGGTGACCGTGTAAGGGTCCTTGCCGGTGGGTTTATGGGTGAGAGAGCCGTCAGGCAAGCCGATCTTCTCGACGATGCCTTTGGCCAGCAGATCGTACACGTCGTCGTTCTTCATGTCCAGGAGCTGGTACTTCACGGAAGAACTGCCACAATTGATTACAAGGATAATCATATGTCAAACATTAGGTTTCAAAATCATGCAAAATTACGGATTTTTGCGTATTTTGCCAAAAATCTGATTGAAATGGTCGAGGAGAAAGATATCGCGGCGGTTTCAATCCCATTTTCAGCAGGAGTGATGATGGCGGCCTTGTTGCCGCCGGGGAGCGATGCGCTTTTCTGGGCCGGTGCGGGCGCTTGTCTCGCGGCCGGCGGGCTGCTCGTGGCCGCCGCCGGACGCGGCCCGCGCACCCCCTGCCTGCTGGCGCTATTCTGGGCGCTCGGCGTGCTCTGCCAGGCCACCGCCGCGCTGGCGCCGGGGCCCGCGGGGCCGTGGCCCCCGGCGGAGCGGGCCCTCGGCGCGCTGCTGCGCGCCATCGACGCGGCGGGTTTCCCGCACGCGGACACCGCCGCGCTGCTGAAGGCCCTGCTGGCCGGGCGGCGCGAGGGGCTCGACGCCGCCACGGTGGCGGCTTTCCGCGATGCGGGCGCCGCCCACATCCTGGCCCTGTCGGGCCTGCACCTGGGCATCCTCTACGGCATCCTGCAGGGCGCGCTGGCCTGGATGGGGCACAGCCGCGCGGCCACGGCCGCGCGCAGCGCCCTGTCGGTCGGCGCGGCGGGGTTCTTCCTGCTGATGACCGGCGCCTCCCCTTCCCTCGTGCGCGCTTTCCTGTTCATCTGCCTGAACGAACTTTCCCGGCTCCTGCCGGGACGCAGGCGCCACCTGACGGCCATCTTCTTCGCCGCGCTCACCCTCCAGCTCGCCGTCTCGCCCGGCGTGGTCTCGAGCCTGGGCTTCCAGCTCTCCTACCTCGCGCTGCTCGGCATCGTGCTGGTCCACCCGCGGCTCGAGGCCTGGTACCCGGCCGGGCACCGGGCGGACCCGGTGCGGCGCATCTGGAGCGCGATGGCGCTCACGCTGTCCTGCCAGGCCTTCACGGCCCCGCTCGTCTGGCTGCGCTTCCATACCTTCCCCCGCCATTTCCTGCTGACCAACCTGGGCGCGCTGCCCCTGACCGAGGGATTCATCCTCTGCTCCCTCCCCGCCCTGCTTCCCGGCTGCCCGCAGGGCATAAAAAACCTGGCCGATGCGGTCGGCCAGGCACTCCTTTATTTTCTCGAAACGGTCGCCGCTATCTGACGCAGCGCACCGAAGCGGCGAAATCGGTCTTCGACATCTTGCCGCGGTAGACGATGTCCTTGCTGTGGAAGATGTAGCGGCAGATGCCCTCGCCATCCTCCTCGTCGGCGGTCCAGAATGCGGCGTAGGTGTACTGTCCGCGGAAATCCGCGGCACCGCCGCCGACGTTGGCATAGCCGGCCGGAATCGCGGAGAAGAGGAAGGCGTCGGTGATCTTCACCTCACGCCAGTATTCCCACAGCCGGTCGCCGTTGAAATAGATGTCGCCCATCAGCCGGCCGGCCAGGCCCTTGATGTCCTCGCCGGGCGCCGCGCCATCCTGCAGGGCCGTCAGCTCGGCGTCGGTCGGCAGCCGCCAGCCCTCGGGGCAGGCGGTCTGCGCCTCCTCCCAGGTGTAGTAGCGGCCGAAGATGCCGGTCATCGCGTCGCAGTTCCAGGCGGGTACGCCTGCGCCGGTCCACGCCAGGTTGTGGCGCAACCAATCCAGGCCGTTCACGCTGGTATAGTAGTATTCCCGGCCGTCACGGGCGTCCTGGAAGGAGCCGGCGGACGCGGAAGCGTTGAAACGGGTGAGCGAGCCCTGCTCGTCGAGGCCCCCGCGCACGATCAGGAAAGCGGCCGTGCCGGACTGGCCGGTATAGTCGGAGTCCTTGTCCATGAAGGCCGTCAGGGTCAGGGTCTGGGACTCCCGCTTGTCGGCGACCGTCAGCGTGTAGAGATGCTTGCGGAAAGAGCCGTCGGCGTTGACGAGCGTGTCGCGGGTGTTCGTGTCGGGATCGACGAAATAATAGCCGATGGGAGAGCCGTCCGGGCAGGAAAGCGTCATCAGCGTATCGATCATGAAAGTCTTGGTGTATCCGACCTCGACCACGGCGGGAACGCTCAGCTTGAGCTCGCCGTTCAGGCTTTTCTTCGTCACGGCCGTATCTTTCTTGCATCCTCCCGCCACCGCGAGCGCGGCGACCAGTGCGGCAGGGAGCAACCATCTGTTCAACTTCATATTGTCTCTGTGCTTACAAATTGCAAATATGCGCAAAAATGCGCGAAAAACCGCTAACTTTGTACAAATACTTTGCCGAAGCGATGAAATACCGAATCATTTTTTCCATTCTCCTGGCGGCCTTCCTGTCCGCCGCTTGCCAGCAGCACCGCTACTACGTCTTCTCGGGCTACGCCCAGGGAGGCGTCTATAGCGTCAAGGCCGACCTGGCCGGGGTCAAGACCCCGCCTAAGGCCATCCAGGCGCGCATCGACGCGCTGCTCGATTCGATCGACTTCAGCCTGTCGGGGTACAACAAGAATTCGCTCCTGTCGCGCTACAACCGGGGCGAGGAGATCTTCCCCGACCGTTTCTTCACGGAAGTGCGCGCCCTGTCGGAGCGCTACCGCACCGAGACCGGCGGCGCCTTCGACCACGCCTCCGGCCCGCTCTTCGACATCTGGGGCTTCGGCTTCACCGCCGACAGCCTGCCCGCCCCGGAGCGCGTGGCGGCGGCCCTGGCAGCCTGCAAGGAAGAGAAAGTATTGAATTTCAACGCCATCGCCCAGGGCTACACCTGCGACGTCGTGGCAGACTACCTCCAGGGGCTCGGCGTGGTCAACATGCTCGTGGACATCGGCGAGATCTACTGCGCCGGCGTCAACCCCTCCGGACGGGGCTGGACCATCGCCGTGGACAATCCCGTGGACGACAATCAGGTGCCCGGCAGCGACCTGCTCGATACCTGGCAGTCGGCGGGCCGGTCCTGCGGCATCGTCACGTCCGGCAACTACCGCAAGTTCTACATCAGGGACGGCAAGAAATACGCCCACACCATCGACCCGCGCACCGGCTGTCCGGTCACGCACGACCTGCTCAGCGCGACCATCGTGGCCCCGACCGCGGCCGAGGCGGACGCCCTGGCCACGGCCTGCATGGTCCTCGGCCCCGAGCCCGCCAGGGCGCTGATCGAGGCGCGCGACGACATCGAGGGCTACCTGATCTGCGCCGGGGACACCTGGATGTCGGAAGGCTTCCGCGCGCAGCTGGCGGATAGGGATATTCCG
The sequence above is a segment of the Bacteroidales bacterium WCE2004 genome. Coding sequences within it:
- a CDS encoding major paralogous domain-containing protein, whose amino-acid sequence is MKLNRWLLPAALVAALAVAGGCKKDTAVTKKSLNGELKLSVPAVVEVGYTKTFMIDTLMTLSCPDGSPIGYYFVDPDTNTRDTLVNADGSFRKHLYTLTVADKRESQTLTLTAFMDKDSDYTGQSGTAAFLIVRGGLDEQGSLTRFNASASAGSFQDARDGREYYYTSVNGLDWLRHNLAWTGAGVPAWNCDAMTGIFGRYYTWEEAQTACPEGWRLPTDAELTALQDGAAPGEDIKGLAGRLMGDIYFNGDRLWEYWREVKITDAFLFSAIPAGYANVGGGAADFRGQYTYAAFWTADEEDGEGICRYIFHSKDIVYRGKMSKTDFAASVRCVR
- a CDS encoding thiamine biosynthesis lipoprotein encodes the protein MREKPLTLYKYFAEAMKYRIIFSILLAAFLSAACQQHRYYVFSGYAQGGVYSVKADLAGVKTPPKAIQARIDALLDSIDFSLSGYNKNSLLSRYNRGEEIFPDRFFTEVRALSERYRTETGGAFDHASGPLFDIWGFGFTADSLPAPERVAAALAACKEEKVLNFNAIAQGYTCDVVADYLQGLGVVNMLVDIGEIYCAGVNPSGRGWTIAVDNPVDDNQVPGSDLLDTWQSAGRSCGIVTSGNYRKFYIRDGKKYAHTIDPRTGCPVTHDLLSATIVAPTAAEADALATACMVLGPEPARALIEARDDIEGYLICAGDTWMSEGFRAQLADRDIPQK
- a CDS encoding ComEC/Rec2-related protein produces the protein MAALLPPGSDALFWAGAGACLAAGGLLVAAAGRGPRTPCLLALFWALGVLCQATAALAPGPAGPWPPAERALGALLRAIDAAGFPHADTAALLKALLAGRREGLDAATVAAFRDAGAAHILALSGLHLGILYGILQGALAWMGHSRAATAARSALSVGAAGFFLLMTGASPSLVRAFLFICLNELSRLLPGRRRHLTAIFFAALTLQLAVSPGVVSSLGFQLSYLALLGIVLVHPRLEAWYPAGHRADPVRRIWSAMALTLSCQAFTAPLVWLRFHTFPRHFLLTNLGALPLTEGFILCSLPALLPGCPQGIKNLADAVGQALLYFLETVAAI
- a CDS encoding acetate kinase, with amino-acid sequence MIILVINCGSSSVKYQLLDMKNDDVYDLLAKGIVEKIGLPDGSLTHKPTGKDPYTVTLPIPDHKVGMKLVLDALVDPEHGVLSSFDDIEAVGHRIVQGADFFSGSTVVNDDVLKKIEICCDFAPLHNPAHLLGIHAISHVLPDVPQVVTFDTAFHQTMEPYAYMYALPYEYYEKYRVRRYGAHGTSHQYVSQRGAKLAGLDLAHSKIITCHLGNGSSVTAIRDGKVVDTSMGFTPLEGMIMGTRCGNIDANIIPYLMKKENLTPDEMTTIMNKKSGFLGLSGKSSDLRDMDAAAKAGDVRAKIVLKKLTYDTIKNVGAYIAEMNGVDLIVFTAGIGENNPRLRRRICENLGYMGVKIDSDANDAARSAETIISAPDSTVKVALIPTNEELVIARDTMHLVSELEN